Proteins from a single region of Stappia sp. ES.058:
- the fabA gene encoding 3-hydroxyacyl-[acyl-carrier-protein] dehydratase FabA, whose protein sequence is MNVRQSSYSYEELLACGRGETFGPGNAQLPLPPMLMFDRITEISETGGEHGLGCVRAELDVKSDLWFFACHFQGDPVMPGCLGLDAMWQMTGFFLGWLGEPGKGRAISTGEIRFSKMVTPDVKLVEYGIDIKKLRRGRLVLGIADGWLKADGETIYKAKDLRVGLFKDA, encoded by the coding sequence ATACGAAGAATTGCTTGCCTGCGGACGCGGCGAGACATTTGGCCCCGGCAACGCGCAATTGCCGCTGCCTCCGATGCTGATGTTCGACCGGATCACGGAGATTTCCGAAACCGGCGGCGAACACGGACTGGGATGCGTGCGTGCTGAACTCGACGTGAAATCCGACCTGTGGTTCTTCGCATGCCACTTCCAGGGCGATCCGGTCATGCCCGGTTGCCTGGGGCTCGATGCGATGTGGCAGATGACCGGCTTTTTTCTGGGCTGGCTCGGCGAACCGGGCAAGGGCCGAGCGATCTCGACCGGCGAAATCCGCTTCTCCAAGATGGTCACGCCGGATGTGAAGCTCGTTGAATACGGCATAGATATCAAGAAGCTGCGTCGCGGGCGTCTGGTTCTCGGAATCGCAGACGGCTGGCTCAAGGCAGACGGCGAAACGATTTACAAGGCCAAGGACCTGCGGGTGGGGCTGTTCAAAGACGCCTGA